The DNA region TGTGGTTGCACTTGTTTTTGCCCTTATTCTCGGAGCTCCAGCCTACGCTGGCCTCTGGGAAACAAAGTGCGCTTCGTGCCACAACGGAACGGTAGCTCCTTCTAAAAAGTCCCTTCTTGAAAAGTACAAGACCCCAGATGCCTTTATGTCTGCCGTTAGGAAAGCCGTATTAAGTGGGAAAATGCCCCATGGACTGGGGTACCGTTTTGTGGCTAAGGAGCTCTACGGCCGTTTCCCCACTTTACAGTGCAGGCAACGCTGTAAAAACTGCGGTAGGTTTTAAATGGAGGGTAACATGAAAAAGCGTTACGAGAAACCTGTAATTTTCAAGCTTAAGACAGGGTTAATGAACAAGTTTGGAAAATCTACTCTGCCTTACGGTAGAAGAGTTAGGAGGGAGATAGACGGAGTACCGATAGAGGAGCTCGTTAAGGAGTTTGGTTCTCCCCTTTTCGTCTTCTCTGAGAAAAGACTTCGCCAAAAGTTTAGGGAGGTAAAGAACGCCTTTACCTTGAGGTACCCAAACGTTGAGTTTAGCTGGTCCTACAAAACCAACTACCTTGACGCTATTTGCGCCATTTTGCATTCAGAAGGCGAAACGGCAGAGGTCGTTTCTGAGTTTGAGTACGAAAAGGCAAGGAGGCTGGGCGTTCCGGGAGAGAAAATCATCTACAACGGCCCTTACAAGCCGATAGACTCTTTGAGAACTGCAGTTAAAG from Phorcysia thermohydrogeniphila includes:
- a CDS encoding c-type cytochrome produces the protein MRTVVALVFALILGAPAYAGLWETKCASCHNGTVAPSKKSLLEKYKTPDAFMSAVRKAVLSGKMPHGLGYRFVAKELYGRFPTLQCRQRCKNCGRF